The Anaerobaca lacustris sequence GTGCGAGCCGGAGATCAGCGACCTGGCCAACTGCCTCAACGAAATGGGCGCCCGGATCAGCGGGATCGGGTCGCCGCGACTGGCCATCGAGGGAGTGCCGCGCCTGCACCCGGTACGGTACGAGGTGATCCCCGACCGCATCGAGGCCGGCACGTTCATGGTTGCCGCCGCCATCACGCGGGGCGAGTTGAAGCTCGTCAACTGCCGCCTCGACGACATGATGGCCGTTGTGGACAAGCTTCGCAGCGTCGGCGTCGCCGTCGAGCCGGATGAAAGCGGCTGCACCGTTGCCGGTGCCGAGCACATCAGGCCCACCGATGTGACCACGCAGCCCTATCCGGGTTTCCCGACGGACTTGCAGGCCCAGCTTATGGCGTTGCTGGCCCTGGCCGAGGGCAACAGCGTGGTCATCGAGAAGATCTTTCCCGACCGCTTCATGCACGTGGCCGAGCTGAACCGAATGGCCGCCGATCTGCGGAAAGAGGGCCCGGCCGTGATCGTCGCGGGGGTGAAGAACCTGGTGGCCGCTCCCGTGATGGCGTCCGACCTGCGGGCTTCGGCGGCGCTGGTCCTGGCGGGCATGGCGGCCGAAGGAACGACCATCATCAATCGCGTTTACCACATCGACCGGGGATACGAGCGAATCGAAGAGCGGCTCAATCCACTCGGCG is a genomic window containing:
- the murA gene encoding UDP-N-acetylglucosamine 1-carboxyvinyltransferase, which gives rise to MDVFRIEGPVRLSGRVAVNGSKNAALPIMAAAILAEGRSSLAGVPRLSDVRVFGDLLQTLGCRVERDADGRLEIDATVIDNPVGDYEIVRKMRASVCILGPLLARYGRAEVSMPGGCAIGDRPINLHVRGLQELGATIHLKNGYVIAEAPDGLRGASIFLGGSFGSTVLGTANIMMAATLAKGRTVIESAACEPEISDLANCLNEMGARISGIGSPRLAIEGVPRLHPVRYEVIPDRIEAGTFMVAAAITRGELKLVNCRLDDMMAVVDKLRSVGVAVEPDESGCTVAGAEHIRPTDVTTQPYPGFPTDLQAQLMALLALAEGNSVVIEKIFPDRFMHVAELNRMAADLRKEGPAVIVAGVKNLVAAPVMASDLRASAALVLAGMAAEGTTIINRVYHIDRGYERIEERLNPLGAKIYREDTPAP